One part of the Musa acuminata AAA Group cultivar baxijiao chromosome BXJ1-5, Cavendish_Baxijiao_AAA, whole genome shotgun sequence genome encodes these proteins:
- the LOC135673453 gene encoding protein neprosin-like: protein MTLLPLGVLLLAAISPVFSEAAANNTFRPGEELRKYRRIRAHVKRLNKPPVKTIQSPDGDLIDCVLSHLQPAFDHPRLKGLKPLDPPERPRGHNPAGTTTDDSFQLWRTSGESCPDGTVAIKRTKEEDILRASSVKRFGRKPAVRTRHDSESSGHEHAVGYVVGDQYYGAKASLNVWAPKVSSPDEFSLSQIWLISGTFGSDLNTIEAGWQVSPQLYGDTSPRFFTYWTSDAYQATGCYNLLCSGFIQTNNMIAIGAAISPVSAYSGGQYDLSLLVWKDPDHGNWWLELGTGVLLGYWPSFLFTHLSEHASMVQFGGEIVNTQPLGLHTSTEMGSGHYAGEGFGKASYFRSLQVVDWDNSLIPVPNLRVLADHPNCYDIHGGINRVWGNYFYYGGPGRSHRCS, encoded by the exons ATGACACTCCTCCCTCTGGGTGTTCTTCTCCTTGCCGCTATCAGTCCTGTCTTCTCGGAAGCCGCAGCAAACAACACGTTCCGGCCCGGCGAAGAGCTTCGGAAGTACAGGAGGATAAGAGCCCATGTCAAGAGGCTGAACAAGCCACCTGTGAAGACAATTCAG AGTCCGGACGGTGATCTCATAGACTGTGTGCTCTCTCATCTCCAACCCGCATTTGATCACCCCAGACTGAAAGGATTGAAACCTCTG GATCCGCCGGAGAGACCCAGAGGCCATAATCCAGCTGGCACCACAACCGATGACAGCTTCCAGTTGTGGCGGACTTCCGGGGAGTCATGTCCGGATGGAACTGTTGCCATCAAGAGGACGAAAGAAGAAGACATCTTGCGTGCCAGCTCAGTGAAGAGATTTGGCAGGAAGCCAGCAGTGAGAACAAGGCATGACTCTGAGAGCAGCGGGCATGAG CATGCAGTAGGGTATGTAGTGGGAGATCAATACTATGGCGCGAAAGCAAGCCTAAATGTGTGGGCACCTAAGGTCTCCAGTCCTGATGAATTCAGCTTATCACAGATATGGCTCATCTCCGGAACTTTTGGCAGTGATCTGAACACCATCGAAGCTGGATGGCAG GTGAGCCCGCAGCTGTATGGTGATACTTCTCCAAGGTTCTTCACCTACTGGACG AGCGATGCATATCAAGCAACGGGATGCTATAACCTTCTCTGTTCGGGTTTCATCCAAACCAATAACATGATCGCCATCGGAGCTGCAATCTCTCCGGTGTCAGCCTACAGTGGCGGCCAGTACGATCTCAGTCTCCTCGTGTGGAAG GATCCAGACCACGGGAACTGGTGGCTGGAGCTGGGAACAGGTGTGCTGTTAGGCTACTGGCCCTCGTTCCTGTTCACCCACTTGTCGGAGCATGCGAGCATGGTACAGTTCGGAGGAGAAATCGTGAACACGCAGCCGCTGGGGCTCCACACCTCCACCGAGATGGGCAGCGGACATTATGCCGGGGAAGGCTTCGGGAAAGCTTCTTATTTCCGCAGCTTGCAGGTTGTGGACTGGGACAATAGCTTGATCCCTGTACCAAATCTACGGGTGCTTGCGGATCATCCAAATTGCTACGACATACACGGCGGAATCAACCGGGTGTGGGGGAACTACTTCTACTACGGCGGCCCAGGAAGAAGCCACAGATGCTCTTGA